Proteins encoded within one genomic window of Candidatus Neomarinimicrobiota bacterium:
- a CDS encoding FAD binding domain-containing protein, producing the protein MRPFEYVSPKTLPQAVELLSGSWGETEILAGGTDLISLLKDDIVTPRRLVNIKEIKELGYVRYDQKSGLRLGALVTIQEILDDPGIRVDYPAIAEAAEGILSPQVRSTGTLGGELCQRPRCWYFRNGFGLLALGKNGTSTVVDGDNRYHAILGNSGPAYFVSPSILAPPLLALGASVQVVGPKGKREIGIGQFFRIPTTKGEREFNLKPGEIVTEVTVPPPDGALSATYEIRERQVLGWPLATASVNIKIRSKKVRWARVVLGHVAPIPWDSPEAAETLQGEKVDTALAESSGGNAVKHAVDLGRNGYKIHLASVAVKRAVLQATRRERHENRV; encoded by the coding sequence TCCTGAGTGGTTCGTGGGGTGAAACGGAGATTCTGGCAGGTGGAACTGACTTGATTTCACTTTTGAAGGATGATATCGTGACTCCCAGGCGTCTCGTGAATATCAAAGAGATAAAAGAACTCGGGTATGTCCGTTATGACCAGAAGTCCGGCCTACGTCTGGGCGCCCTTGTTACCATTCAGGAAATCCTGGATGACCCAGGAATTCGGGTGGACTACCCGGCGATTGCCGAGGCTGCAGAAGGGATTCTTAGCCCTCAGGTGAGGAGCACAGGCACCCTGGGCGGTGAACTCTGCCAGCGACCGAGATGCTGGTACTTTCGCAACGGCTTCGGGCTCCTGGCTCTGGGGAAAAACGGTACCTCGACGGTTGTGGACGGTGACAATCGTTATCATGCTATCCTGGGGAATTCCGGACCGGCGTACTTCGTTAGTCCCTCCATTCTCGCCCCTCCGCTTCTTGCCCTTGGAGCCAGCGTGCAGGTAGTTGGACCCAAGGGGAAGCGTGAAATTGGCATCGGGCAATTCTTCCGGATACCCACGACGAAGGGAGAGCGCGAGTTTAATCTGAAACCCGGTGAGATAGTCACCGAGGTCACCGTTCCACCCCCCGACGGCGCGCTGAGTGCCACGTATGAGATACGTGAGCGACAGGTACTGGGCTGGCCATTGGCTACGGCTTCCGTCAATATCAAGATCCGTTCGAAAAAAGTCCGGTGGGCCCGCGTCGTTTTGGGCCATGTTGCCCCCATCCCCTGGGATTCGCCGGAAGCGGCAGAGACTCTCCAGGGGGAAAAAGTCGACACTGCTCTGGCTGAATCCTCAGGAGGCAACGCTGTAAAACATGCCGTAGATCTCGGTCGAAACGGCTATAAGATCCACCTTGCAAGCGTGGCCGTAAAAAGGGCCGTCCTCCAGGCTACGAGACGGGAGAGACATGAGAACAGAGTCTGA